A stretch of DNA from Perca fluviatilis chromosome 15, GENO_Pfluv_1.0, whole genome shotgun sequence:
CTGCCCTTTAGCGCTTTCTTTTCTTCCCCCTTTTCATTTATCAGATTGTTTTGTACAATTACCGCGATCTGCCTTGGAAAGCATTGTACAGGTAGCAGTAGTGCTGTATGTACGTGGCCACTGTACGGTCATTGAGCAATCATTGCTGGACACAGCCCTCCTAAAGCCTCTGAGCCGATTATTTGTACCAGGGTCTTGGTTAAATATTTGGAATTCAGGCcacctctttttttaaatgatttagcACCCTACAGCTGACAGAACGGGGGAAACATTATTACCTCTAACCCTTCGTGACCCCTCTCTGTAGGTGTGGCTGTTCCTCTCCTGATCAGGGTATTTTGGCAGGTTTGTTAGCAGCCAAGTGGCCTTAACAAGAACCCATAGGAAGAAAGTCAACTTAATTAAGCCATTTGCCTTCAGATTATATTTTCCAGGCCACCATGTGAGTCTGTTTTTTTAACTATAGGTAATACAAGGACAGGGAGTCGGGACTAAGGACttttaacaccttttttttttatttcaggtttGACAAGTTGTTAAACCATTACGTGTTGGTGTCGGTCATATTAGCTCTATTTACATCTTTTTCTTTGCAGTACTTGTAGCGGTCTGAATATCAGAACTGTAAAGATGGGTATTTAGGTTGTAATGGTTCTTTGTCACCTGGTGTCCTCTAGAGTCCCCGAGGCCAGATTTCCAGCGTGTCCGAGGTCTGTTAAAACCGCTCACCTTGTATTACTCAAGTTTAGAATTTTCCAATGCTGACTGTGCCTCCAGTCTCTTACAATCACATGCTGCTCACTCAGTGGCACTAATGTGCTCAACATCAGTCAGGTGAAAAGTTTTCTGTAATTGACTTCTAAAACCAGAGACCATCAGCCCCACCCAGACAtaagtctttattttttttatatatatacactccaGAAGTATGGGAATGAAGTCCGTTCCTGCAGATTCATTAAGCTCTCATGTCacggactgttttttttttctgtgggtTTGGGTTTGACTCAATGTGTGCTACTTGTATTACTGATCTCCTGTGTTCACAATAAAGTGTTCAGACTGAGCCTGCATGTGTCCtgttttattcaacatgctgtatAATTTGATTAGTTGCAACCTTGAACACAAACAGGAAAAAAGAACATGGTGGATACTTTATACTTTAGCACAGCAGCGTAGAACAGATTGTTGTCATGTCTGACATGATCAAACTAATCCCTGAAACAGATCATTGCCCTGCATGCTGTAAAATCACCACAGACGCCATCTCCTTCACTACATAAGTTAGAAGTTGTTAATCTAAGTAAACTAATCGCCATCAAACACTTGCTGCACAATACACTTTGGCAACTGTCTTGAAGGATTTTTACCATCCAACAAATTCAAATTACACGTTAAGATCTTTAAGCGACCTCAAGCTGGTCAAAAGCGTGCAAGTTCAGTTCCTACCTGTGTTAAAACCTATTTAGCACTTAGTGTTTATTAGACAGCTACATGCAAAGTCAGTGgctgccttttaaaaaaaaattattggcTTAATTATTcactataaattaaaaaaaaaaaatttaaattatttctgcATCAGTACATCTCAATTACAAAGACATCACACACTAGACTGTCCAAGGACAGAAACAATAACCTCCATTCTAATTACTGTCACTCAGAAAAAGGCATTTCATCAACGATCTTCCATCCATGTAGTGAAATATAAGATTTCACTTTTAGGTTAATCAGCCATCCATTTGCTAACAATATACATCATTAATCAACCAACTCCATGACTACAGGCGTCCAcccattaaaggaacacgccgactttttgggactttgtcttattcacagtaacccccagagttagacaagtcgatacatacccttctcatctccgtgcgtgttgtaactctgtctgacgcccccagcgctagcctagcttagcccagatcctggaggtaaccggctccaactagcctactgctcccaataagtgacaaaataacgccaacattttcctatttaaacgttgtgatttgtatagtcacagcttTTACAAataaggtcacatgagacacagccgtcttctaaccgtatacatactgggaactatattctcagaaggcgaagcactgctacttctgctacttgggcggagggatttgctcgcagcaactgagaagccccgtggtgaggagtagagagcatagacagtaaaataatggacacagcgacgccATATATTTctacggagaccagtgaagtcacttttccggtgatggctgagcgttaccgCGCAACTTCCAACTGAGCTAAGACGTAGAtgtgaaagttggaagtcttctggtagctgtgccaagagaaatctcaatcattcccaatcttgcagagacagatagcgtaggtatatgtaaggagataacataagcgcaggctaattattgctaactaaaatgctagttaacattagtaattaaacctaaacagctaatgtaagtcgaaactgcctgcaagcttctcctgtactatacggtaattcctctactatgtgatagaaagttgcgtggttatgacaatcgttagcctatttttacaaaaacgtctgctacggagccataacgtgaggtacaaggtaatggagccttttatacattgtcgtgtttctttagaaataaacaatggacaaatggagtctttaaacgcttcagatgtaaagttattcgctgtcaaagcgacgtcaaaatgaatgggagtcattGGGTTGCTAACTTTGTGTGTACCTTCAATCTTCCCATTGAAGGTACGCTTTCCAGATGCACGCTCACCCCCTTGGTAGAGAGTAACAACAGTGCTTTTCAGGCGCtaatcactccacccaagtagcagaagtagcagtgcttcgccttctgagaatatagttcccagtatgtatacggttagaagacggctgtgtctcatgtgacccttttatttgtaaaagctgtgactatacaaatcacaacatgttaataggaaaatgttggcgttattttgtcacttattgggagcagtaggctagttggaaccggttacctccaggatctgggctaagctaggctagcgctgggggagtcagacagagttacgacacgcaagaagatgagaagggtatgtatggacttatctaactctgggggataacggtgaataagctaaagtcccaataagtcggcgtgttcctttaagtcatGGGTGGTCAAATGTAAGACAAGAAGCCTTCAAAAACAGTGAGgtaaattaaatatattgtgTGCGGTCACTGTTTTCGGTGCGTGTAGTATCTCCTGCTCATTTGTTACTCTTTTTGCTCTTGGTGGATTTAATGTCACACTTGGTCTTCTGCAGGCGGGAGAAGATCTCTTTGAACAGGGCCTTGTACTCCGGCGTGTTCTGGCTGAGACGTTTATCCACCTGCTCCACCTGCCTGCTGATCCCCTCCAGGGCCTCTGGGGTGGAGGGAGTTTGGGGGGGCGTGGGAGGGGTGGCAACGGCACCCGATGACGTCGAAGGCCCCGCGCAGACCATGCTGTACTCCTTCATGGAGGGGTCTCTGGAGACGGGCCGGGAGGTCTGCACCCCGGCGTGGCACAGGCTCTCCTCGTGGCGCCGGCACTTTCCCAGCAGCTCCTCGTACTTCTCCAGCAGGGCGTGGTACTGCTCGTCCACCTCCCGCAGGATGCTCATGCCGCGCTTGCGCACGCCGTTGGCGTGCTGGGCGTAGCTGCCTTGGCGCCTGCCCGAGGCGTCGCGGGCCGAGATGGCGTTCAGAGCCGTGTCGCTGCAGCTTTTCCTCACCGGGCCTCCCTGCTGCCCCGTGTCCCCTGCCTCTCCAGCGCCTCCTTCGCCTCCCTCCTCCAGACCCACGCCGTCCTCCGGCGTGTCCGTCTCGGGGCCGTTGCGGAGCAGCGTCTCCAGGCCGTCTTCCATGCCCCCGATCAGACAGAGCCTGGACTTCCTCAGCTGCTGCATCTCCTGGAGCTCGGCCTCGAGCTCCCGGACGCGCAGCTGGCAGCCCTCGGCTCCTAAGAGACGCTGTTCCAGACGCTCAAACTCCTGGAGCACCGCGGCGCACTCGCGCTCGGCGCCCTCCCTCCGGGAGCGCTCGCCGGCCACAGCTGAGCGCAGGGACGAGACGATGTCTCTCAGGCGCTCGTTCTCCTCATCCACCGGCTGTCTCTCAGCCAGGTCCACGCTGCCCGGGTTGGCCAGCAGGAAACCATCCTCATACCTGATGGAAAGACGTGGCGCGTCATTAAGCGTGTCGAgattttaaagggatacgccaccgtttgttgaaatagggcttatcacggtctcccctagctgtagataggtgggccaacgcatttgttgtgcatgcattgttttagtccggtagcaacaccggcagcgccgccgctagttagcttagcgtagtgaatggaatcctatgttgccggttagcatgttgtgagtaaaagggagtcaacaaaagacaaaaaaacaacctaattagtTGCACTgacacaaaaaatgcgttggcccacctatctacagccagggtagacgaTGATAagcactatttcaacaaacggtggcgtattcctttaagcacAGTTTGTTAAATACTTTAGAACTGCACAATCATACAATTAGTGCACCAATTTGGTGcactaatataaaatataataatataaaacccAGTGCTGTGACCAAGTCATCTTTCCTAAAGTCCCAAGTAATTCTCAAGTCATATGGTCCAAATCTccagttattttttatttatttttgggggggagggggggggtcaaGTCACAGGTTATGTCAAGTTGAGTCCCCAGTTAAGACAAATCAAGTCATCCGTTTTCGATGAGCAGGTCATGCATTCTGCGgtttgcttttttcccccccccgtgacatttttaaatccaaaagTGATGACTCGTGGCACAGACGCAGCCGTTGAGGTGCTCTGGTTCCGACTAATGCGGCTtcatttggggggggggctttggTGTTACCATAGCAAGAAGTTTGACTGACATCCAATCATGACGATCACATACCGGGAAGCTTTTTGAGTCGTCCAATCATGATTTCACAGTTTGCGCTGCACAGCATACTTGACAGTTAAGACAGAAACGTGACAGATTCTTTTCTAacgtgcacatactgtacattagaaAAAGAAACTCCGGACAGTTAGTGACCTTGGCGCGGTGCAGAGCTCTTTGAGGCAGGGGAAGGAGTGCACAGTCTTGCGCCGTTCCTTCTTCTCTCGACGGACCCTCAGCTCCTCCAGAGTCCGCAGCTCCTCCACCCGAGTTTTCAGGCTGTCCACCTGAGCCTGCAAGGTCTCCATGGTGCCCGTCAACCTGTGCACACCCACAAGCCACAAATGTTTGTTCAGTGCTCGTTGCGTCATTATTACGGAGACCTAATTCTCTCTTTGGCGAGCATACCGTTCCTCTAAAGCCACAGTGAGCCGCTGTTAGGACATAAAGCATGTGAAGGAGGCGCATATTTCGAATCAACAGAGGCAGCCACTGAGATCTTTAGCATTAAGACCACTAATGTGATTTGTAAAGAACTTCGATCCCTGATTATGAAATGGTTAGAGAGCAAAAATGTTAAGTCCCTCTATAGTTGCCCTGGTGGAGGGGAGTGCCTGTAAACGCACAACTGTTCTAGCTTCAGTAAAAATGTGGAGTATCGTTCTTGTTACAGACCTATTttcagagctgtatagtaaacgaagtagaactacttcactactctacttaagtacttaaagactgtatctgtactctactggagtattattttttttcccctactTCCACTACTtctacatattttcgatgaatgaaatacttttactccgatacacgtttaatgtgc
This window harbors:
- the cdr2l gene encoding cerebellar degeneration-related protein 2-like, which translates into the protein MLRAGGMEEFVTEEEEPWYDQRDLEQDLHLAAELGKTLLERNKELEDSLQQMYINNDEHVQEIEYLSKQLEMLREMNEQHAKVYEQLDVTARELEITNEKLVLESKASQQKIDRLTGTMETLQAQVDSLKTRVEELRTLEELRVRREKKERRKTVHSFPCLKELCTAPRYEDGFLLANPGSVDLAERQPVDEENERLRDIVSSLRSAVAGERSRREGAERECAAVLQEFERLEQRLLGAEGCQLRVRELEAELQEMQQLRKSRLCLIGGMEDGLETLLRNGPETDTPEDGVGLEEGGEGGAGEAGDTGQQGGPVRKSCSDTALNAISARDASGRRQGSYAQHANGVRKRGMSILREVDEQYHALLEKYEELLGKCRRHEESLCHAGVQTSRPVSRDPSMKEYSMVCAGPSTSSGAVATPPTPPQTPSTPEALEGISRQVEQVDKRLSQNTPEYKALFKEIFSRLQKTKCDIKSTKSKKSNK